One segment of Solanum lycopersicum chromosome 1, SLM_r2.1 DNA contains the following:
- the LOC101246769 gene encoding protein ANTAGONIST OF LIKE HETEROCHROMATIN PROTEIN 1 has translation MDQSFLLMLTNLLHLHNHLDPTTSLLSDSTSSYSSSVASPTSPTSLLTSTSAAPLLFFTIASVLSYLATHPHKKKPKTSTSSPNNNPSSPSPAAAEFSVSAFRALSTEHIWAMEAPLRDAQWRSLYGLSYPVFTTVVDKLKPYITQSQLSLPSDYAVAMVLSRLFHGYSAKNLATRYGLEPYLISKITNMVTRLLATKLYPEFIKIPVSRRRLVETTQGFQELTSLPNICGAIDGTAVRLQHLPSETVNSSMYYSRYGFPSVLLQVVADHKKIFWDVCVKAPGGFDDATHFRDSLLYNRLISGDIVWDKGVNVRGEHVRPYIVGDWCFPLLSFLLTPFSGNRTGSPAENAYDEALFKGRKMVEEAIGLLKGRWKILQNLNVGLSHAPQTIVACCVLHNLCQIAREPEPELWREPEENGSPPRVLENEKSFYYYGGSARQALADDLYQRLSSR, from the coding sequence ATGGATCAATCTTTTCTGCTGATGCTAACAAATCTTCTTCACCTCCACAACCACCTTGACCCCACCACCTCTCTTCTCTCCGATTCCACATCATCCTACTCTTCCTCCGTCGCTTCACCCACCTCCCCTACTTCCCTCCTCACCTCCACCTCCGCCGCACCTCTCCTCTTCTTCACCATCGCATCCGTTCTCTCCTATCTCGCTACTCACCCACACAAGAAAAAACCTAAAACTTCAACTTCTTCACCTAACAACAACCCCTCTTCACCATCGCCGGCAGCCGCCGAATTCTCCGTCTCTGCTTTTCGTGCCCTCTCCACTGAACATATTTGGGCTATGGAAGCTCCTCTCCGTGACGCTCAGTGGCGTTCCCTTTACGGACTATCGTATCCCGTTTTCACCACAGTTGTTGATAAGCTGAAACCCTACATTACCCAGTCTCAACTCTCTCTACCTTCTGATTACGCCGTTGCTATGGTACTTTCTAGACTCTTCCACGGCTATTCTGCTAAAAACCTAGCTACCCGTTATGGTCTTGAACCTTACCTGATCTCGAAAATTACTAACATGGTCACCCGCCTCTTGGCTACTAAGCTTTACCCGGAGTTTATCAAGATTCCGGTGAGTCGACGGCGTCTTGTGGAGACCACTCAGGGGTTTCAAGAACTGACTTCACTCCCCAATATATGTGGAGCTATTGATGGAACGGCCGTGAGGTTGCAGCATCTTCCGTCGGAAACCGTAAACTCGTCTATGTACTATAGCCGATATGGGTTCCCATCCGTATTGCTTCAGGTTGTTGCTGATCACAAGAAGATCTTTTGGGATGTTTGTGTGAAAGCCCCAGGTGGATTTGATGATGCAACGCATTTTAGAGACAGTCTTTTGTATAATAGGTTGATTTCTGGTGATATTGTTTGGGACAAAGGGGTTAATGTTAGAGGAGAACATGTGAGGCCATACATTGTTGGGGATTGGTGTTTTCCATTGTTGTCGTTTTTGCTGACTCCATTTTCTGGGAATAGGACTGGCTCACCTGCTGAGAATGCCTATGATGAAGCCTTGTTTAAGGGGAGGAAGATGGTTGAGGAAGCTATAGGTTTGTTGAAAGGAAGGTGGAAAATTCTTCAGAATTTGAATGTGGGACTAAGCCATGCACCCCAAACTATTGTTGCATGTTGTGTATTGCACAACTTGTGTCAGATTGCAAGGGAGCCAGAGCCAGAGCTTTGGAGGGAGCCGGAAGAGAATGGTTCCCCTCCAAGGGTGTTAGAAAATGAGAAATCTTTCTATTATTATGGTGGAAGCGCGAGGCAGGCCTTGGCTGATGACCTATATCAACGGCTCTCTTCAAGATGA
- the LOC101247074 gene encoding zinc finger protein ZOP1 has translation MTEFWVSQGNKWCDFCKIFISNNPTSIRNHELGTRHKESVGNRLNTMRQEKATKDKELKEAARALEQIEAKAQRSYDKDMARVKEARSTNIQALATHDNGQATTKGSAVSEEWEYDSSSGYYYNQSNGCSYDPNSGFYYTDVLGRWVTQEEALAATQVSSTSISKKPLAKAPVSTMGAGSSENKNTVSHQSGPPPGRVVSTPPNPMRSAKGRPSSLMVNKRKRENEKPKAVTEEEATARKAREAARKRVEEREKSLLGLYKH, from the exons ATGACTGAG TTTTGGGTTAGCCAAGGAAATAAATGGTGTGATTTCTGCAAAATCTTCATATCGAACAATCCTACGAGCATTAGGAACCATGAACTTGGTACGCGCCACAAGGAAAGTGTGGGCAATAGGCTTAACACAATGCGACAAGAGAAAGCTACAAAAGATAAAGAGTTAAAAGAAGCAGCCCGTGCTCTGGAGCAAATTGAAGCG AAAGCTCAACGCAGCTATGATAAGGACATGGCTCGAGTAAAAGAAGCCAGAAGTACCAATATACAGGCCCTGGCTACTCATGATAATGGTCAAGCGACTACCAAGGGATCTGCTGTATCAGAAG AATGGGAGTATGACAGCTCATCCGGCTACTATTACAATCAAAGTAATGGATGTTCCTATGATCCTAACTCTGGCTTCTATTATACAGATGTTTTAG GTAGGTGGGTAACACAGGAAGAGGCACTTGCTGCAACTCAAGTTTCTTCAACGTCCATTTCAAAGAAACCTTTAGCGAAAGCACCTGTATCAACAATGGGTGCTGGATCTtcagaaaataaaaacacaGTATCTCATCAAAGTGGTCCTCCACCAGGACGTGTTGTTTCAACCCCTCCAAATCCCATGAGATCTGCTAAAGGTAGACCTTCTTCACTAATGGTTAACAAAAGGAAAAGGGAGAATGAGAAGCCAAAAGCTGTTACTGAGGAGGAAGCAACAGCACGTAAGGCCAGGGAGGCTGCAAGGAAGAGAGttgaagagagagagaaatcaCTGCTTGGTCTGTATAAGCATTGA
- the LOC101262366 gene encoding protein gar2-like, which translates to METEVMMQSPAPVDFNIDSGCTTPYMSAPSSPPRAATLFYSAPASPTRISPLYDEFNWEEIPKEKDNPDEDDEDFAFDFSGQLERISLSAADELFDCGKIKPLKPPPRFQYEGKHMDSPKSPKKSFMETFSPRHKKKDFDPSVTALQKQSRTEKPQQNSSNLSPLKVSDLLFDHESNQENTKKSASVSSSSSSSSSSSSSSSVSSMISLWSKKWKIKDLLLFRSSSEGRPSSTEQLNKYELLKKTHEEDVKNSSFRSTESVRSRKKGPISAHELHYTMNRAVSEEMKKKTFLPYKQGLLGCLGFNASLQDSVSKSVANSMSMSRR; encoded by the coding sequence ATGGAAACAGAGGTGATGATGCAATCTCCGGCGCCGGTTGATTTCAATATCGACAGTGGTTGTACTACTCCGTACATGAGTGCTCCATCAAGTCCTCCACGTGCTGCCACGTTGTTTTACAGTGCACCTGCTAGTCCTACTCGGATTTCCCCTCTTTACGATGAATTCAATTGGGAAGAAATCCCAAAAGAGAAAGATAACCcagatgaagatgatgaagattTTGCTTTTGATTTCAGTGGGCAATTGGAGAGGATTTCGTTATCGGCAGCTGATGAGCTGTTTGATTGCGGAAAGATTAAACCTTTGAAACCACCTCCACGGTTTCAGTATGAAGGAAAACACATGGATTCTCCAAAATCACCGAAGAAATCGTTCATGGAAACATTTTCTCCTCGACACAAGAAAAAAGATTTCGACCCATCTGTTACAGCTTTACAAAAACAGAGCCGAACAGAGAAACCCCAACAGAATTCTTCAAATTTATCGCCTTTGAAAGTTTCCGACTTATTATTTGATCACGAAAGCAAtcaagaaaacacaaaaaaatccgcctctgtttcttcttcttcttcatcatcatcttccTCCTCTTCGTCTTCTTCAGTTTCTTCAATGATCTCACTCTGGTCcaaaaaatggaaaatcaaAGACTTGCTTCTATTCCGAAGTTCTTCAGAAGGTCGACCAAGTAGTACAGAACAACTAAACAAGTACGAATTGTTGAAGAAAACCCATGAAGAAGATGTTAAAAATTCAAGCTTTAGATCAACAGAGAGTGTTAGATCAAGAAAAAAAGGACCCATTTCTGCACATGAATTGCATTACACAATGAACAGAGCAGTATcagaagaaatgaagaagaagacattTTTACCATACAAACAAGGCTTATTGGGTTGCTTAGGTTTCAATGCATCGCTGCAAGATTCTGTATCAAAAAGTGTCGCTAATTCTATGTCTATGAGTCGCCGTTAA